The following proteins come from a genomic window of Pseudomonas putida:
- a CDS encoding efflux RND transporter periplasmic adaptor subunit, which translates to MKRPLLARRALITLFGLATLLAVSAWQFMPPSHNGLNTVTVSRGDIESSVTAIGTLQPRRYVDVGAQASGQIRAIKVEVGDTVQEGQLLVEIDPSTQQAKLDAGRYSIENLQAQLQEQRAQHELARQKARRQQSLAAGGATREEDVQTARAELKATQARIDMIQAQIRQAQASLRSDQAELGYTRIYAPMSGTVVALDAREGQTLNAQQQTPLILRIAKLSPMTVWAEVSEADIGHVKPGMHAYFTTLSGGTRRWNSTVRQILPVPPKPLEHANQGSGSPASKSNGRVVLYTVLLDVDNADGALMAEMTTQVFFVADRAHNVLTAPISALNPGKQPDRRLAQVLTKHGAIENREVRTGISDRLRVQILEGLEEGDHLLISPLLSAGG; encoded by the coding sequence ATGAAACGTCCCCTCTTGGCCCGTCGGGCCCTGATCACCTTATTTGGTCTGGCAACACTGCTGGCCGTGAGTGCCTGGCAGTTCATGCCGCCCAGCCACAACGGCCTGAATACCGTCACTGTCAGCCGGGGTGATATCGAGAGCAGCGTTACCGCCATCGGCACCTTGCAGCCACGCCGCTATGTAGACGTCGGCGCCCAGGCATCCGGGCAAATCCGTGCCATCAAGGTCGAGGTCGGCGACACGGTGCAAGAAGGCCAGTTGCTGGTCGAGATCGACCCGTCCACGCAACAGGCCAAGCTGGACGCGGGGCGCTACTCGATCGAGAACCTGCAGGCACAGCTGCAAGAACAACGTGCCCAGCATGAGCTGGCCCGGCAGAAGGCCCGGCGCCAGCAGAGCCTGGCGGCGGGCGGTGCCACGCGCGAAGAGGATGTGCAAACGGCGCGCGCCGAACTCAAGGCCACCCAGGCGCGCATCGACATGATCCAGGCGCAGATTCGCCAGGCCCAGGCCAGCCTGCGCAGCGACCAGGCCGAACTGGGTTACACACGCATCTATGCCCCCATGAGTGGCACCGTGGTCGCACTGGATGCCCGCGAGGGGCAGACGCTAAACGCTCAGCAGCAGACCCCGCTGATCCTGCGCATCGCCAAATTGTCACCGATGACGGTCTGGGCTGAAGTGTCGGAAGCGGACATTGGTCATGTCAAACCCGGCATGCACGCCTATTTCACCACGCTCAGCGGTGGCACCCGGCGCTGGAACAGCACTGTACGGCAGATCCTGCCGGTGCCGCCCAAGCCGCTGGAGCACGCCAACCAGGGCAGCGGCAGCCCGGCCAGCAAAAGCAATGGCCGCGTGGTGTTGTATACGGTCTTGCTGGACGTCGATAACGCCGACGGCGCCCTGATGGCGGAAATGACCACCCAGGTATTCTTCGTCGCTGACCGTGCGCACAATGTGCTGACCGCCCCGATTTCTGCGCTGAACCCAGGCAAGCAACCTGATCGCAGGCTGGCACAGGTACTGACGAAACACGGCGCCATCGAGAATCGCGAAGTACGCACCGGCATCAGT